The following coding sequences lie in one Candidatus Nitrospira nitrificans genomic window:
- the urtD gene encoding urea ABC transporter ATP-binding protein UrtD, whose amino-acid sequence MTDGDLILNCENVVMDYDGFKALNNCNFSVHYNELRVVIGPNGAGKTTLLDVICGKTKPTSGKIMFGKGTNLVGKNAEDITKLGVGRKFQAPSVYGNLSVWQNLDLSVKRPSKGVFPTLIGRSSPAERARIEETLETIGLSPHAHDRAGSLSHGQKQWLEIGMVILQDPSLLLVDEPVAGMSDKETEQTGRLLMELSEKHAIVVIEHDMDFVKQIAKIVTVLAEGTVICEGTVETVQADDHVREIYLGRAKVAH is encoded by the coding sequence GTGACCGACGGAGACCTGATTCTCAACTGCGAAAACGTCGTCATGGACTACGACGGATTCAAGGCGCTGAACAACTGTAACTTTAGTGTCCATTATAATGAGTTGCGTGTCGTGATCGGTCCGAACGGAGCCGGCAAGACAACGCTCTTGGATGTGATCTGTGGCAAAACCAAACCCACCTCTGGGAAGATCATGTTCGGCAAGGGGACCAATTTAGTTGGCAAGAACGCCGAAGACATCACGAAGCTCGGAGTTGGTCGGAAGTTTCAGGCGCCGTCGGTCTATGGCAACTTATCGGTCTGGCAGAACCTGGATCTGTCGGTCAAGCGCCCGAGTAAGGGCGTCTTCCCGACCTTGATAGGCCGGTCGTCGCCGGCCGAGCGCGCGCGCATTGAGGAGACGTTGGAGACCATCGGCTTATCACCCCATGCCCATGATCGTGCCGGGTCCTTGTCGCATGGCCAAAAGCAATGGTTGGAGATCGGCATGGTCATTTTGCAAGACCCCTCGCTGCTCTTGGTCGATGAGCCGGTCGCCGGCATGAGCGATAAGGAAACGGAGCAGACCGGGCGCTTACTGATGGAACTGTCTGAAAAACACGCGATCGTCGTGATCGAGCATGACATGGATTTTGTGAAGCAGATCGCGAAGATCGTCACGGTGTTGGCGGAAGGCACGGTCATTTGCGAAGGCACGGTCGAAACGGTGCAAGCGGACGATCATGTCCGCGAAATCTACCTCGGACGGGCCAAGGTCGCGCATTAG